AGCGGATGTGGATCGCGCGGTCGTGCAGCAGGAAGGCGTCCGCCAGCGGCGCGAGGCGGTCGAGCGCGTCCTCGCTGCGCGTGGCGATGGGTTCCTCGCTGAAGTTGCCGCTGGTCATGACCAGCGCGGGCGGAAAGCCCTCCGCCGGTTCGAGCAGCAGGTAGTGCAGCGGCGTGTAGGGCAGCATCACGCCGAGTTCGCTGAGTTCGGGCGCGACTTCACCCGCGAGATCCGTGCCGGGCTTGAGCGGCAGCAGCACGATAGGCCGTTCGCGCGACGTCAGCGCCTCCGCTGCGGCTGGACTGACTTCGCAGTATCGCTCGACAGTGGGCAGATCGAACAGCATCACGGCGAAGGGTTTCGCGGCGCGGCCCTTGCGCTGGCGCAGCGTTCGCACCGCGTCGGGGTTGGTCGCGTCGCAGGCGAGATGGAAGCCGCCCAGGCCCTTGATCGCCACGACGTGCCCGGCGGCCAGCAGCGCGCGCGCCGACGCGATCTCGTCCGGGGGCAGCGCGTCCCAGCCGGGCAGGGCTTCGCGGCTTGGTGCGGAGACCAGTTGCAGCCGCGGCCCGCAGTCGGGGCAGGCGTTGGGCTGCGCGTGGAAGCGGCGGTTGAGCGGGTCCTCGTATTCCGCGCGGCAGGCGGGGCACATCTCGAACGGGGCCATCGTGGTCTCGGGCCGGTCGTAAGGGATGTCCTGAATGATGGTGAAGCGCGGCCCGCAGTTGGTGCAGTTGGTGAAGGCGTAGCGGTAGCGGCGATCTGCCGGGTCGAAGATCTCGCGCAGGCAGTCGTCACAGATGCACACGTCGGGCGAGATCGGCTGGTAGGCGCCTTCCTGCGCGGCGCTGTGCAGGATCTCGAATTTCGCGTAGCCATTGGGGGCGATGGGCGTCACGCTGACCTGCTCGATACGCGCCAGCGGCGGGGCTTCCGCCGCGATCTCGTGGGCGAAGGCATCCAGCGCGTCCGGCGGGCCGCTGACCTCGATATCCACGCCCGCCGAGGTGTTGCGCACCCAGCCGAGCAGCGCGTGACGCAGGGCCAGCCCGTAGATGAACGGGCGGAACCCGACTCCCTGCACGATGCCGGTTACGTGGATGCGGTAGGCGGCAATGTCGGACATTCACCTCACCCTCGGTCCCGCGCCCGTGATTGGGGCGGGAATGCTAAACGTATCGTGGGGCGGGGTGGTTGTCGAAGAGACCTCACCCCCGGCCCCTCTCCAATCAAGTTGGAGAGGGGAGAAAAGCGAAAATCCGGTGAGTTCTGTAGGGGTAATGTGTGAATTGCCCCTACGGGAAGATCGTGCGCCCGAAGCTAGGCGCTGACGGCGGCTTTTTTCACTGCGACCTGGGCGCGCAGCCAGTCCAGCCACGCGTCGAAACCTTCGCCTGTCTTGGCTGACACCGGGAAGAACTCCAGGCCGGGGTTGAGCACCTCGATGCCGTGGCGGAAGTAGTCCAGGTCGAAGTCGATATAGGGCAGCAGGTCGATCTTGTTCAGGATCAGGACGTGCGCGCCCCGGAACATCGCCGGGTACTTATACGGTTTGTCGGAGCCTTCGGGCACGCTGGCGATCACGACGTTGAGATGAGCGCCGATCCTCCACGCCGCCGGGCAGATCAGGTTGCCCACGTTTTCGACCACCAGGAGATCAATGGCACTCAGGTCCATGCGGGGCAGGGCAAGGTTGACCTTGTTCGCGTCCAGGTGGCAGTCGCCGCCGGTGTTGATTAGCGTGGTCGGCACACCCAGCCGCGCGATGTGCTGCGCGTCGATCTCGACCACGTCGCCGTCCATATAGCCCACGCGGACCTCGTCCTTGAGGGCTTCAATGGTGCGCCGCGTGATGCTGGTCTTACCGCCGCCGGGCGACGCCATGACGTTCAGGCCCAGGACGCCCGCCGCGTCCATCTGGCCCTGGATCTGAGCGGCCAGGCGGTCGTTTACGCTCATGATATCTTCGACGACTTCAATCTCGGGCATGGCTGGTTTCCTTTGATCCAGGGACCGGGCTGCTGTCGGCCAGGTCTACGTCGATACTTTCCAGAAAGAATTCATCGCCACTGGCGACGGTGAGGCTGCTGCCGCCGCAGACCGGGCAGGTATATGTCTGGCGGTCCAGTGGGGCGGTTTGGCCACAGCCGGCGCAGCGCATGGTCGCCGGGATGCGCTTAAACTTAAGCTGCGCTTTTTCGGCAATTGTGCCCTGGCTGACGAAGTCCCAGTAGAACTGGACCGAGTCGTCCACGATGCTCGACAGCTCGCCGACGACGATCGTCAGGCTGTTGATGCGCACGGCGTCCGCGCGCTGGGCGTGGTCGAGGGCGATGTTCAGTAGATTTTGAGTGATGCCCATTTCGTGCATGGTGGACTTCTTCTGATTTGACTTCTTTTGATATATGAGATGCTTATCACCATTACGGGCTTACTGTAGCACAGTCCGGGGACGTTTTCAGGTGATGAAAGTCACTCGCTTGCAGTTAGTTGTGATTTCTTTCACGGATCATATGGGGAAAGGCGTAAACCCGGCTTAACGTGTGGATCACGGTGCGTTAAAACCGGGCTGGTAGAGTGGAGCGAGTCCGCTAAAAACCCTGGTAGATCCACTGAGGCGAGGCGTCGGCAGTGACGATCACGAGGAAGATCACAATCAGGCAGAGGCCCAGCGCAAACAGGTTTTCGCGGCTGAAGAGCCGATGCAGCACGGTTTTCCAAGTGGGCATGAGGCGCTCCTATTCTTCGCTGGCCTGTTCGTCGAGGAACTTCTGGCGGTTGGCGGCGCGGGCGACCTTGCCGCTGGACGTCTTCAGCAGCCACTTGGGGCCGACGAGGTGCACGTAGCGCGCCATGACATCGGCGGTTTGCACGATGCGAGCGCGGATCTCGCGCCCGATCTGCGCCTGCTGCTCGATGTCTTCGGTTTCGACTTCGCACACGACGGCGATATCTTCGGTGCCAAGCTGGTCGTTAGGCACGCCGAAGGCGACGACGCGGCCCGGATGCACGCCGGAGATGTCGTTCAGCGCGTTTTCGATGTCCTGCGGGTAGATATTCTTGCCGCTGTTGATGATCAGGTCCTTCTGGCGCCCGGTGATGTACAGCTCGCCGTCCGCGACGTAGCCCAGGTCGCCGGTGAAGAACCAGCCGTCCGTGATGGCCTGTTCCGTGGCTTCGGCGCGGTGATAGTAACCGGAGAGCATACAGTCGCCGCGCAGCGCGATCTCGCCCACGTGACGCTCCGGCAGGTCGTGCCGCTCGGCGTCTACCACGCGGATCGTCGTGTTGGGGATCGGCGCGCCGCACGAGACCATCTCCACCGCCGGGCGATCGCCCTCGGCGGGGCGGGCGACGCGGGCGGTCATTAGCGTGTCGCGATCCACGACGTCCACGTGGGGCGGCTGGCCGACCGCGCTCTGCGTCACGGCGAAGGTGTTTTCGGCCATCGCGTAACACGTGGCGAGCGCTTCAGGGCGCAGACCGTAAGCTGTGTAGCGCTCGGTGAAGGCACGGTGACTGTCGGCACGGACCGGCTCGGAGCAGTTAATCACGGCGCGCAGGCTGGTCAGGTCCAGCCCTTCGAGCGCGGACGGGCGCACGCGCGTCGCCAGGAAGCTGTAGGCAAAGTTCGGCAGCCAGCACAGCGTCGCGCCGTACTGCTGGATCGCGTGCAGCAAAATGGCCGGTTCGCGCACCCAGTGGAAGGGCGACATCAGCACCAGCGGAATGCCCTGCACGATCGGAGTGACAAAGCCCGCGATGAGGCCCATATCATGGTAGAGGGGCAGCCAACTGGCAATTACGTCATCGGGCGTGAGACGGATCGCGTGGCTGTAGGCCGCCACCTGATTCAACACGGCGCGGTGGGAGAGCATCACGCCTTTTTGCAGGCCGGTGCTGCCTGACGAATGCTGTAAAAACGCCGTGTCGTCGGGTCCGGCGGGCATGCGATCCAGGTAATCGTCGAGCGATCCGGCAGGCTCCAGGTCCGCCACGTTGAGGATCGCGCCCAGCGTTGGGATGTCGCGCAGATGCGCTTCGAGGGCAGGCTGCTGGTCCGGGAAGGTAACGACGGCCTTGACCTCCGACAGCTCGACCAGCGCGCGCACGCTCTCGTAGTAGCGGTCGGGGTCGAGCTTGGGCGTCAGGAACGGGAAAATCGACGGGATCGCACCCAGCAGCATCGCGCCCCAGAAGGCGTGCAGCACGTCTGGCCCGTGCTGGAGCACCAACACGACCAGATCCTGCGGGCCGACGCCCGCTTCTTCCAGCGCGTGGGCATAGCGCGCGGCCTCGTCAAAAAAGGCGCGGTAGGTAAGGGTAGCGTTTCCGTCAGGCGTGATCAGCGTCACCGCAGTATGATCGCCGGAATGCAGCGCCAGCGCGCGCGCGCTGGCGATCAGCGTCGCGGGACGGTGGTCAAGTCGAATTGGGAGCATTGGGTGAGTTTCCAGACTGGCCGAAGTGCCCATAATGACCATAATAGAGTATGGAATGGATGCATCGTTCGGGACGTGAGGTAGTTCCAGGCAGGGGAATTATACCCGGTTCTGATGAATGAACCAGCCGTTCTGGCGGGCGAGACGAAACCACTCTTTATTGATTGCAGGAGCACGGTTTACGAACCTAAACCCGATTTGATATGCGTGGTAGCCCGCAGTGAGGAACGCAGGAGATGAACGAGGAAAGCAACTACGCGGCACAGTCCGAAGCCCGCGAGAAATGGAATACTGCCCGGCGGCGCGCGTTTTACGAGCGCCTGTCGAGCACGCTTGGTTTTGCCAAGCGCCCCGCCAGCTTGCTGTCCTTCGAAGAAGTGCAGAACAAGCTGCGTCTGACCCAAAGCAACTATCGCGGCCTACATCAGGTGCCACTCGATCAAATCGTGGGCAGTGTAGGGCGCTATAACGACTTCACTCGCACGTTTCTACCTCTGATCGAGGACGACAGTTGGCGCTGGCGGCGCGTTGCCGAGATACAGGTCAACGAAGGACTGCCACCCATTGAGCTGTACAGGGTAGGCGACGCGTACTTCGTCAAGGACGGCAATCACCGCGTCTCGGTAGCGCGGCAGTTCGGCGCGACGTCGATCGAGGCGTACGTCTGGGAGTACGAAACGCCGGTGGGCGGCATCCGCCCGACCACCAACGTCAACGAGCTGATCGTCAAGGCCGAGTACCGCGAATTCCTGGACCGGACGCGGCTGGATATCTCCCGGCCCGAACAGAACATCGTGCTCACCGAGCCGGACACCTATCCCGCGCTCGAAACGGAGATCGAGCTGTACCGGCGCAACCTGGAGCGCATCGACAGCGAAAAGCGCAGCTTCGAGCATGCTGCCGCCGCGTGGTACGATATGGTCTATACGCTGGCGGTGGACGTAATCCGCGAGTCCGGCGTGCTGGACCTGTTCCCGGGCCGTACCGAAGCCGACCTGTACGTGTGGGTGTCGCGCAACCGGCGCGAGTTGGCCGAGCGCTACGGACAGCGCGTCTCGATGCGTGATGCGGTGTCGCTGCTGGTCGAAACACAGCAGAAGCCGAGCACGGTGGAGCGCATGATGCAGTCAGTAGGGCGCTCGGTGGCCGGACTGGTGCAGAGCCTGCGTCCGGTGGAAGCCGAGGAGAAGCCCGACTCCAGGCCGCCTGTCTCCCAGGACGATCCGCTGGGCAAGCTGCTGGCACAGGTCGAGGGCTATCAGGCGGAGCTGAAGTATGAGGGGCAGCGCGGCGACGACTGGCGCTGGTGGCGCGGCGAAGTGCGCGGGAAGCTCTGGGAGCTGCTGGGCGCGACGTATACGCCCGCCGAGGATGTCGAGGTGGAGATCCAGGATCGCGCGCTGATCAGCGGCGTGGAGCGCTTCCGCCTGATGCTGACCGCTGGCGACGGGCTGCGCCTGCCGGGCTACCTCATGCGTCCGGCGGACCTCAAGAAGCCTGCGCCGGGGCTGCTGGTCTACCCCGGCCACGGCGCGATTGCGCAGACCGCCGGGCTGGAATACAGCTTGCAGCGGGCCAACGCGCTGGCGCTGGCGCAGGCCGGATATGTCACCCTGACCCTCGAGGAGCGCGGCTTCGGTGAGCTGTCACGCGCCGACCACGTCGCGCTGGATAACATCGCGCGGCTGGTGGGGCGTACGTGGCTCGGCATCACGATCGAGGACGGGCTGCGCGCGCTGGACTACCTGCAAACGCGCGAGGACGTGGCACCCGATCACCTGGGCGCGACCGGCCTGGGACTGGGCGGCGGGCTGGCGCTGTATTCGGCGGCGCTGGACGAGCGCATCCGCGCGGTTGTGATCGAAAATTACGTGGGCGGCGACATCGACCTGCTGCACGTGCTCGGTCACGGCTGCGACTTCGTGCCCAATCTGCGGCGCTTCCTCCATCTTTCGGATATAGCGCGCACAATTGCCCCGCGTCCCGCGTTGTACGTGTATCCCCAGGGACGCGAGGCGACCACGCTGGCGCATCGCGCCTGGGACGGTGCGCGCCCGACCTACGAGACGTTTGGCATTCCCGACCGGACGCGCTTCGTCGAGCACGACCGGGGCGACCGCTACGTGCGGACGGTGGCGAAGAACTGGTTCGACCGCTGGCTGGCCGAGGAGCCGGATACGAGCGTGCTGCTGTGGGCGCCCCGTGAGGACATCGTGCCACGCCAGGTGAAGCGGAAGACACGGTAGGGGGTAGGGGAAAAGTAAACGCGACCTCACCCCCTGCCCCCTCTCCAATCGGGGTTGGAGAGGGGGAAAAGCGAGCGTGAGAATGGGTATTTTCGGGGCAGGGCGGCGAGCCTTGCCCTTTTTTATTCGGCGGGCGGATCAGTCGGTGGATCGCTGGGTGGGGCGTCGGTCAGGCTGCGGCGGAGGTCGGCGAGGAGAGTGCGATCTTGTTCAAGGTTAGGGTTTCCGATTGCTTCGCCAATGGCAATGTGCCGCTCGAGGTAGGAAATGGCTACGGCGGTCTGGCCGAAGGCGTTATGCAGTACCACAGCAATGTTATTGCAAGCGATTGCTTCTCCGGCGCGATTACTGACTTCGCAGTGGATGGCTAGTGCTTGCTGGTAGAGGTCGAGGGCGCGCTCGTGCTGGCCCTGTTTGTAGTACACGCCCGCAATGTTGTTGAGGGTGGTGCCCTCCATCACCCGATAGTTTATTTTTCGATGAATGTCTAGCGCCTGACGGAACATATCAAGTGCGCGCTTGTGTTCACCTAGCGTGTCATACACGAGGGCAATATTGTTAAGCGTTGTCCCTACTGCTGCTTGGTTCCCCGAAGCATGACTGATGGCTAACGCTTGCTCGAAGAGGTTAAGGGCCTGCTCATATTGGCCGAGTTGACGGTAAGCGTCGGCAATGTTGTTAAGTGTTGCGCTTTCCCCATCACGATCATTGACTTCGCAACGGATGTCTAGTGCTTGGTAGAAATAGTCAAGGGCTTGCTCATATTGACCGAGAACGCCGTAGATGCCCGCGATATTGTTGAGGATTGTGCCTTCCTTGGCGCGGTTATGCAATTCACGGCAGATTGCTAGTGATTGCTGATAGAAGTCAAGGCCACGCGCATACTGACCAAGACGGTGGTGTGTCAGAGCAATGTTGTTGAGTACGGCACTCTCCCCGATTCTGTTGCCCACTTTGTGCGCTGTTGCCAAGCTATGGTTGTAAAAGGTGAGAGCAGCGTCCGAGTTTCCCTGACTGTGATGCCATAATCCAAGCTCATTGAGAAATGTACCCTCTAAAACATGGCTATCCCTTACCCGCGCGCAAGCCAACCCCATTTGTAACCAGCGCAGCCCTTCTTCACCTGCACGGCGGCGGAAGATATAGTCCTTAACTGCTTCCGCAAACGCCTCGCCGCGCTCAAGGAGGGCCTGAGCCATGCGGGTGTCGGTGTCGATCTCGTCCAGCAGATCGTCGGGCGGATCGGGCTGGGCAAGGTCTTCGAGCGGCACCGCGCCGAATACGATCCCCTGCAAGTAGCCCGCCAGCGCGTTGCCGACGTGATGCACGTGCGGCAGGTCCGGGCCGATGATCGCGTCCCACTGCTCCATCGGCAGCGTCTCGAACTGCCCCGCGATGTCGTGAATGACGTGCCACGTATAGCGTCCCAATGCCCGGTCGTGCTCGTTCTCGCGCGTCGCCAGCGCACGGGCATAGGCGTGCAGCAGCAGGTGCTGGCGATAGCGGCCCGTCTCCGGCTCGTGCACGATCAGGCCCGCGCCTATCAGCGCCGCCAGCGTATCATACGCCTCGTCAAGCGCGCTCTCGTCGGCGGGATCGACGTCCCAGGTGGCGAAGGCCGTACGCGCAGAAAACGACTCCTCCGGCGCGAGCACGCCCAATGCGCGAAAGGCTGCTTTCGCGTCGGGCGAAAGTGGCGCGTAACTCAGGTAGAGCGTCGCTTCCAGACTGTCGTCGCGCTCGGTGCCCTGGCCGAGATCCAATGCGCGGAACGGCGTTGCCTCGCTCAAGTAATAGGGTAAGCGCCTGACGAGACGCTCCGCAAACGCGATGCCATGCGTCACAATCTGGCGGGCGGCGAGATCGAGCGCCAGCGCATGCCCGCCGAGCTGATCCGCGAGCGCGCGCAGTGAATCGACGTAATCGCCGGGCGCGAGGCCCGCCGCGCTGAGGCGATCCCGCAGCAGGGCGCTGCCGTCGTCCGTGTCGAGCGGTCCGAGCGCATGGATTTGTCCCAGGACAGCAACCTGTCGGGACCGTGTGGTGACCAGCACGGCGGTCCCGTCGGGCAGGGCCTTGAGCAGATCGCGCACCGGGCCAGGGAACCATGCGTCGTCGAGCACGGCCAGCAGGCGTCCCGGTGCCTGGGCCAACAGGGCGCGGACTGCGTCCGATGAGAGATCGGCGGGATCGAGCGTGCGGCCTGCAGGGTGCGCCTGCGCCCACGCGCGGAGAATGGCGGGCGTCACTGCCGGGGCGCGTTGCGCTTCCGGGCCGAGCGTGGCCCACAATACGCCACCGGGGAAGTCGCCGCCCAGCGCGCGGGCGAGGTGC
This window of the Aggregatilinea lenta genome carries:
- the hypA gene encoding hydrogenase maturation nickel metallochaperone HypA; its protein translation is MHEMGITQNLLNIALDHAQRADAVRINSLTIVVGELSSIVDDSVQFYWDFVSQGTIAEKAQLKFKRIPATMRCAGCGQTAPLDRQTYTCPVCGGSSLTVASGDEFFLESIDVDLADSSPVPGSKETSHARD
- a CDS encoding alpha/beta hydrolase family protein, producing MNEESNYAAQSEAREKWNTARRRAFYERLSSTLGFAKRPASLLSFEEVQNKLRLTQSNYRGLHQVPLDQIVGSVGRYNDFTRTFLPLIEDDSWRWRRVAEIQVNEGLPPIELYRVGDAYFVKDGNHRVSVARQFGATSIEAYVWEYETPVGGIRPTTNVNELIVKAEYREFLDRTRLDISRPEQNIVLTEPDTYPALETEIELYRRNLERIDSEKRSFEHAAAAWYDMVYTLAVDVIRESGVLDLFPGRTEADLYVWVSRNRRELAERYGQRVSMRDAVSLLVETQQKPSTVERMMQSVGRSVAGLVQSLRPVEAEEKPDSRPPVSQDDPLGKLLAQVEGYQAELKYEGQRGDDWRWWRGEVRGKLWELLGATYTPAEDVEVEIQDRALISGVERFRLMLTAGDGLRLPGYLMRPADLKKPAPGLLVYPGHGAIAQTAGLEYSLQRANALALAQAGYVTLTLEERGFGELSRADHVALDNIARLVGRTWLGITIEDGLRALDYLQTREDVAPDHLGATGLGLGGGLALYSAALDERIRAVVIENYVGGDIDLLHVLGHGCDFVPNLRRFLHLSDIARTIAPRPALYVYPQGREATTLAHRAWDGARPTYETFGIPDRTRFVEHDRGDRYVRTVAKNWFDRWLAEEPDTSVLLWAPREDIVPRQVKRKTR
- the hypB gene encoding hydrogenase nickel incorporation protein HypB; translated protein: MPEIEVVEDIMSVNDRLAAQIQGQMDAAGVLGLNVMASPGGGKTSITRRTIEALKDEVRVGYMDGDVVEIDAQHIARLGVPTTLINTGGDCHLDANKVNLALPRMDLSAIDLLVVENVGNLICPAAWRIGAHLNVVIASVPEGSDKPYKYPAMFRGAHVLILNKIDLLPYIDFDLDYFRHGIEVLNPGLEFFPVSAKTGEGFDAWLDWLRAQVAVKKAAVSA
- a CDS encoding fatty acyl-AMP ligase, which codes for MLPIRLDHRPATLIASARALALHSGDHTAVTLITPDGNATLTYRAFFDEAARYAHALEEAGVGPQDLVVLVLQHGPDVLHAFWGAMLLGAIPSIFPFLTPKLDPDRYYESVRALVELSEVKAVVTFPDQQPALEAHLRDIPTLGAILNVADLEPAGSLDDYLDRMPAGPDDTAFLQHSSGSTGLQKGVMLSHRAVLNQVAAYSHAIRLTPDDVIASWLPLYHDMGLIAGFVTPIVQGIPLVLMSPFHWVREPAILLHAIQQYGATLCWLPNFAYSFLATRVRPSALEGLDLTSLRAVINCSEPVRADSHRAFTERYTAYGLRPEALATCYAMAENTFAVTQSAVGQPPHVDVVDRDTLMTARVARPAEGDRPAVEMVSCGAPIPNTTIRVVDAERHDLPERHVGEIALRGDCMLSGYYHRAEATEQAITDGWFFTGDLGYVADGELYITGRQKDLIINSGKNIYPQDIENALNDISGVHPGRVVAFGVPNDQLGTEDIAVVCEVETEDIEQQAQIGREIRARIVQTADVMARYVHLVGPKWLLKTSSGKVARAANRQKFLDEQASEE
- a CDS encoding tetratricopeptide repeat protein: MNRPHAVFVSSTSDDLRAHRAAVDHALRELGLHPIMMEHFPAQDAAAVHTCQHYLHDADFLVGIYAHRYGWVPTDTQGGDGERSITALEYDWATARGIPRLCFFVDESHEWPPEFVEGEPGASRLKAFKASFDGEPLYKTFTTPDDLAQKVMAALYHATHRAPDDSPTGWRRPTAPLPAARFVGRAADVRAVSDLLRETDRPVILDGAGGMGKTVLALHLARALGGDFPGGVLWATLGPEAQRAPAVTPAILRAWAQAHPAGRTLDPADLSSDAVRALLAQAPGRLLAVLDDAWFPGPVRDLLKALPDGTAVLVTTRSRQVAVLGQIHALGPLDTDDGSALLRDRLSAAGLAPGDYVDSLRALADQLGGHALALDLAARQIVTHGIAFAERLVRRLPYYLSEATPFRALDLGQGTERDDSLEATLYLSYAPLSPDAKAAFRALGVLAPEESFSARTAFATWDVDPADESALDEAYDTLAALIGAGLIVHEPETGRYRQHLLLHAYARALATRENEHDRALGRYTWHVIHDIAGQFETLPMEQWDAIIGPDLPHVHHVGNALAGYLQGIVFGAVPLEDLAQPDPPDDLLDEIDTDTRMAQALLERGEAFAEAVKDYIFRRRAGEEGLRWLQMGLACARVRDSHVLEGTFLNELGLWHHSQGNSDAALTFYNHSLATAHKVGNRIGESAVLNNIALTHHRLGQYARGLDFYQQSLAICRELHNRAKEGTILNNIAGIYGVLGQYEQALDYFYQALDIRCEVNDRDGESATLNNIADAYRQLGQYEQALNLFEQALAISHASGNQAAVGTTLNNIALVYDTLGEHKRALDMFRQALDIHRKINYRVMEGTTLNNIAGVYYKQGQHERALDLYQQALAIHCEVSNRAGEAIACNNIAVVLHNAFGQTAVAISYLERHIAIGEAIGNPNLEQDRTLLADLRRSLTDAPPSDPPTDPPAE